The following proteins come from a genomic window of Ornithinimicrobium cryptoxanthini:
- a CDS encoding TerC/Alx family metal homeostasis membrane protein, protein MIFVGAMIIVLLFDVIILGRRPHVPSNRETGTALSIYVGLAVAFGIYVWVVGGNQLGGEFFAGWLTEYSLSIDNLFIFIIIMANLKVPRMYQQYALLIGIVIALILRAIFIMLGAQAIEAWSWVFYIFGAFLIYTAVKLAKENIGGDEEDAEEESKLIKFVQKVLPFTESWDHGKKLSAVQNGKRVFTPMLLVILALGMTDLLFALDSIPAIFGLTQDPFLVLMANIFALMGLRQLYFLIGNLLVKLVYLGLGLAVLLAFIGLKLIFHAMHVNELSFINGGEPFEWAPEIPIWLSLTVIIGILVITTVLSLLKSSRDAKRLEVEQLSVHEGASPGFYDQDEDTPGTEDADGSARPR, encoded by the coding sequence ATGATCTTCGTCGGCGCGATGATCATCGTGCTCCTCTTCGACGTGATCATCCTTGGGCGGCGGCCGCACGTCCCGAGCAACAGGGAGACGGGCACCGCCCTCAGCATCTATGTGGGGCTGGCGGTCGCCTTCGGGATCTATGTCTGGGTGGTCGGCGGAAATCAGCTCGGTGGCGAGTTCTTCGCCGGGTGGCTCACGGAGTACTCGTTGTCCATCGACAACCTGTTCATCTTCATCATCATCATGGCCAACCTCAAGGTGCCGCGGATGTATCAGCAGTACGCGCTGCTGATCGGCATCGTCATCGCGCTCATCCTCCGGGCCATCTTCATCATGCTCGGCGCGCAGGCCATCGAGGCCTGGTCGTGGGTGTTCTACATCTTCGGCGCCTTCCTCATCTACACAGCGGTCAAACTGGCCAAGGAGAACATCGGGGGCGACGAGGAGGACGCGGAAGAAGAGAGCAAGCTCATCAAGTTTGTGCAGAAGGTGCTGCCCTTCACTGAGTCGTGGGACCACGGCAAGAAGCTCAGCGCCGTCCAGAACGGCAAGCGCGTCTTCACCCCGATGCTGCTGGTCATCCTGGCGCTGGGCATGACCGACCTGCTCTTTGCGCTCGACTCGATCCCGGCGATCTTCGGCCTGACCCAGGACCCGTTCCTGGTCCTGATGGCCAACATCTTCGCCCTGATGGGGCTGCGCCAGCTCTACTTCCTCATCGGCAACCTCCTGGTCAAGCTGGTCTACCTGGGCCTAGGCCTGGCGGTGCTGCTGGCCTTCATCGGCCTGAAGCTGATCTTCCACGCGATGCACGTCAACGAGCTGAGCTTCATCAACGGCGGTGAACCCTTCGAGTGGGCGCCGGAGATCCCGATCTGGCTGTCCCTGACCGTCATCATCGGCATCCTCGTGATCACCACGGTCCTCAGTCTCCTGAAGAGCAGCAGGGACGCCAAGAGGCTCGAGGTCGAGCAGCTCTCGGTGCACGAGGGCGCCTCGCCCGGGTTCTATGACCAGGACGAGGACACTCCCGGCACCGAGGACGCGGATGGCTCGGCGCGCCCCCGCTAG
- the uvrB gene encoding excinuclease ABC subunit UvrB yields MRPTTDLQRTVAPIRVESDFQPSGDQPAAIKDLAERINRGEQNVVLLGATGTGKSATTAWLLEQVQRPTLVMAPNKTLAAQLANEFRELLPHTAVEYFVSYYDYFQPEAYVPQTDTYIEKDSSINDEVERLRHSATNSLLTRRDVVVVASVSCIYGLGTPQEYVDRMVRLKVGDEIERDDLLRKFVTMQYTRNDMAFTRGTFRVRGDTVEIIPQYEELAVRIEFFGDEIDKIYTLNPLTGEVVREEQEMYVFPASHYVAGPERMERAVAGIEAELVKQLEVFEREGKLLEAQRLRMRTTYDIEMMRQVGSCSGIENYSLHIDGREPGTAPNCLLDYFPEDFLLVIDESHVTVPQIGAMYEGDMSRKRTLVDHGFRLPSAMDNRPLKWEEFLDRVGQTVYLSATPGDYEMARADGVVEQIIRPTGLVDPEVVLKPTKGQIDDLLHEIGERTAKNERVLVTTLTKKMAEDLTDYLLDKGVRVRYLHSDIDTLRRVELLRELRLGEYDVLVGINLLREGLDLPEVSLVSILDADKEGFLRSSRSLIQTIGRAARNVSGQVHMYADKMTPSMEQAIDETNRRREKQVAFNTEHGIDPTPLRKKIADITDLLEREDADTESLMGSGRSQSRGKRGGRPGAGAVVADASVALGARREDLPASELAQLIHELSDQMHQAATDLHFELAARLRDEIGDLKKELRQMREHAG; encoded by the coding sequence ATGCGACCTACCACCGACCTCCAGCGGACCGTCGCGCCGATCCGTGTCGAGTCCGACTTCCAGCCGAGCGGTGACCAGCCCGCTGCCATCAAGGACCTCGCCGAGCGGATCAACCGCGGCGAGCAGAACGTCGTGCTCCTGGGTGCCACCGGCACCGGCAAGTCGGCGACCACCGCCTGGCTGCTCGAGCAGGTGCAGCGCCCGACCCTCGTGATGGCCCCCAACAAGACGCTGGCCGCCCAGCTCGCCAACGAGTTCCGCGAGCTGCTGCCGCACACCGCGGTCGAGTACTTCGTCAGCTACTACGACTACTTCCAGCCCGAGGCCTACGTCCCGCAGACGGACACCTACATCGAGAAGGACTCCTCGATCAACGACGAGGTCGAGCGGTTGCGCCACTCGGCGACCAACTCGCTGCTCACCCGGCGTGACGTGGTCGTCGTGGCGTCCGTGTCCTGCATCTACGGCCTGGGCACCCCACAGGAGTATGTCGACCGTATGGTCCGGCTCAAGGTCGGTGATGAGATCGAGCGCGACGACCTGCTGCGCAAGTTCGTCACCATGCAATACACCCGCAACGACATGGCCTTCACGCGCGGCACGTTCCGGGTGCGCGGTGACACGGTCGAGATCATCCCGCAATACGAAGAGCTCGCCGTCCGCATCGAGTTCTTCGGCGACGAGATCGACAAGATCTACACGCTCAACCCGCTGACCGGGGAGGTGGTGCGTGAGGAGCAGGAGATGTATGTGTTTCCGGCGTCTCACTACGTGGCCGGGCCGGAGCGCATGGAGCGGGCCGTGGCCGGCATCGAGGCCGAGCTGGTCAAGCAGCTGGAGGTCTTCGAGCGCGAGGGCAAGCTGCTCGAGGCGCAGCGCCTGCGGATGCGCACGACCTATGACATCGAGATGATGCGCCAGGTGGGCTCGTGCTCCGGCATCGAGAACTACTCGCTGCACATCGACGGTCGCGAGCCCGGCACCGCGCCCAACTGCCTGCTGGACTACTTCCCCGAGGACTTCCTGCTGGTCATCGACGAGTCGCACGTGACCGTGCCGCAGATCGGGGCGATGTATGAAGGGGACATGTCCCGCAAGCGGACCCTGGTCGACCACGGCTTCCGGCTCCCCAGCGCGATGGACAACCGCCCGCTGAAGTGGGAGGAGTTCCTCGACCGGGTCGGTCAGACCGTCTATCTGTCCGCGACCCCGGGCGACTACGAGATGGCCAGGGCGGACGGCGTGGTCGAGCAGATCATCCGGCCCACGGGCCTGGTGGACCCCGAGGTGGTGCTCAAGCCGACGAAGGGTCAGATCGATGACCTGCTGCACGAGATCGGCGAGCGGACGGCCAAGAACGAGCGCGTGCTGGTCACCACGCTGACCAAGAAGATGGCCGAGGACCTCACCGACTACCTGCTGGACAAGGGTGTGCGCGTGCGCTACCTGCACTCAGACATCGACACGCTGCGCCGGGTGGAGCTGCTGCGTGAGCTGCGCCTCGGCGAGTACGACGTGCTCGTGGGCATCAACCTGCTGCGCGAGGGACTGGACCTGCCGGAGGTCTCGCTCGTGAGCATCCTGGATGCCGACAAGGAGGGCTTCCTGCGCTCGTCGCGGTCGCTGATCCAGACGATCGGTCGTGCCGCGCGCAACGTCTCGGGTCAGGTCCACATGTATGCCGACAAGATGACCCCCTCCATGGAGCAGGCCATCGACGAGACGAACCGCCGCCGGGAGAAGCAGGTCGCGTTCAACACTGAGCATGGGATCGACCCGACGCCGCTGCGCAAGAAGATCGCGGACATCACCGACCTGCTGGAGCGGGAGGACGCCGACACCGAGTCCCTCATGGGCAGCGGTCGTTCGCAGTCCCGTGGCAAGCGGGGCGGGCGTCCTGGCGCGGGTGCGGTGGTCGCTGACGCGAGCGTCGCGCTGGGAGCCCGGCGCGAGGACCTGCCGGCGAGTGAGCTCGCGCAACTGATCCATGAGCTCAGTGACCAGATGCACCAGGCCGCCACCGACCTGCACTTCGAGCTGGCCGCCCGGTTGCGGGACGAGATCGGCGATCTGAAGAAAGAGCTTCGTCAGATGCGTGAGCACGCCGGCTGA
- the coaE gene encoding dephospho-CoA kinase produces MPHTVDAAHRLWIGLSGGIGSGKSTVSSALARHGVVVIDADALAREVVEPGARGLEAVAHRFGSGILTPDGALDRPALGRIVFADPAARRELERITHPLIAERTREVVAAAPPSSILVHDVPLLVELGYAPRYHLVVIVGTSRETRLERLVRLRGMDRAEAEQRIDAQASDDARRAVADVWLTNEGSVQELRSVTQGLYAERLAPYLANLEQGRAVAARGVPGPEVLGRLGARLEHVLGDDLAGPPDLDPGTDSLLLMLTAGTPPAAVAERLTEAGFPQVGDGQHAAADPGRPVLLTVREHTVGAGG; encoded by the coding sequence ATGCCCCACACCGTTGACGCTGCCCACAGGTTGTGGATCGGGTTGAGCGGAGGAATCGGCTCGGGCAAGTCCACGGTGTCGTCCGCACTGGCCCGGCACGGCGTCGTCGTGATCGACGCCGACGCCCTGGCGCGGGAGGTCGTCGAGCCGGGCGCCCGCGGGCTTGAGGCGGTCGCGCACAGGTTCGGGTCCGGCATACTCACCCCGGACGGGGCCCTGGACCGGCCCGCCCTCGGGAGGATCGTCTTTGCCGACCCCGCCGCCCGCCGCGAGCTGGAGAGGATCACCCACCCGCTGATCGCTGAGCGCACCAGGGAGGTGGTCGCCGCGGCACCACCCAGCAGCATCCTCGTGCACGACGTGCCGCTCCTGGTCGAACTGGGTTATGCGCCGCGCTATCACCTCGTCGTGATCGTCGGGACCTCACGCGAGACCCGTCTCGAGCGGCTGGTCCGGTTGCGGGGCATGGACCGTGCCGAGGCCGAGCAGCGCATTGACGCCCAGGCCAGCGACGACGCGCGCCGCGCGGTGGCCGACGTGTGGCTCACCAACGAGGGCAGCGTCCAGGAGCTGCGGTCTGTCACACAGGGTCTGTATGCCGAGCGCCTGGCTCCCTATCTGGCCAACCTGGAGCAGGGTCGGGCTGTGGCGGCGCGCGGGGTGCCGGGCCCGGAGGTGCTGGGACGCCTCGGTGCCCGGCTGGAGCATGTCCTGGGCGACGACCTGGCCGGACCCCCCGACCTGGACCCCGGGACGGACTCCCTGCTGCTGATGCTGACAGCTGGCACCCCTCCGGCCGCTGTGGCGGAACGCCTGACCGAGGCCGGGTTCCCGCAGGTGGGGGATGGCCAGCACGCCGCCGCCGACCCGGGCCGGCCCGTCCTGCTGACCGTGCGGGAACACACTGTCGGTGCCGGGGGTTAG
- a CDS encoding SDR family NAD(P)-dependent oxidoreductase has translation MAQRIVVTGGGTGIGRAIATALLPQASQIVLVGRRAEVLRETARELAPLAPPGVQISPLACDLTVPAEVEQLAEILHRGPAIDVLVCNAGGNLGVGAGPDLASVADGWRADFDANVLSAVLLTQALLDHIRRPGGRIIAMSSIAALRGSGSYGAAKAAVNAWVLSLAMELAADGVTVNAVAPGFVPDTPFWEDRIAADPSLRSKRIATIPMGRSGTPEEVAAAVVYLASPGAAWTTGQIIQVNGGTLLGRG, from the coding sequence ATGGCACAGCGCATCGTGGTCACAGGAGGGGGCACGGGCATCGGTCGCGCCATCGCCACCGCCCTGCTCCCGCAGGCCAGCCAGATCGTCCTGGTGGGTCGGCGCGCGGAGGTGCTGCGCGAGACGGCCCGCGAGCTGGCTCCGCTGGCGCCGCCGGGGGTGCAGATCAGCCCGTTGGCGTGCGACCTCACCGTGCCGGCTGAGGTGGAGCAGCTCGCCGAGATCCTGCACCGCGGCCCCGCCATCGACGTGCTGGTCTGCAACGCCGGCGGCAACCTGGGAGTCGGGGCCGGGCCTGATCTTGCTTCGGTAGCGGACGGTTGGCGGGCGGACTTCGACGCCAACGTCCTGTCGGCCGTGTTGCTGACGCAGGCGTTGTTGGACCACATCCGCCGGCCGGGTGGTCGGATCATCGCCATGAGTTCCATTGCGGCACTGCGTGGTTCGGGATCGTATGGCGCGGCGAAGGCTGCCGTCAACGCCTGGGTGCTCTCGCTGGCGATGGAGCTGGCCGCGGACGGGGTCACCGTCAATGCGGTCGCGCCCGGCTTCGTGCCGGACACGCCGTTCTGGGAGGACCGCATCGCGGCAGACCCGTCGCTGCGGTCGAAACGGATTGCGACCATCCCGATGGGACGGTCCGGCACGCCGGAGGAGGTCGCGGCGGCGGTGGTCTATCTGGCCAGCCCGGGCGCCGCCTGGACGACCGGCCAGATCATCCAGGTCAACGGCGGGACGCTACTGGGCCGGGGATAG
- the rpsA gene encoding 30S ribosomal protein S1 translates to MTATAPEKAISQIAINDIGSEEELLAAIDATIKNFNDGDIVEGVIVKVDRDEVLLDIGYKTEGVIPSRELAIKHDVDPSEVVNVGDEVEALVLQKEDKEGRLILSKKRAQYERAWGSIEQIKEEDGVVTGTVIEVVKGGLILDIGLRGFLPASLVEMRRVRDLQPYVGQQIEAKIIELDKNRNNVVLSRRAWLEQTQSEVRTTFLKELQKGQVRSGVVSSIVNFGAFVDLGGGVDGLVHVSELSWKHIDNPGEVVEVGDEVTVEVLDVDMDRERVSLSLKATQEDPWQHFARTHAIGQVVPGKVTKLVPFGAFVRVEDGIEGLVHISELAERHVELPEQVVTVGTDIFVKVIDIDLERRRISLSLKQANDAVTAEFDPTLYGMAAEYDEAGNYKYPEGFDSETNEWLEGFETQREKWEKEYAEAHERFEAHKAQVEAASEAEETADVATDVTASYSSSGSSSGSDPATPAAPAEVTGTLASDEALAALREKLTGN, encoded by the coding sequence ATGACTGCAACTGCGCCTGAGAAGGCCATCTCCCAGATCGCGATCAACGACATCGGATCTGAGGAAGAACTCCTCGCAGCGATCGACGCCACGATCAAGAACTTCAATGACGGCGACATCGTCGAAGGTGTCATCGTCAAGGTCGACCGGGACGAGGTCCTGCTCGACATCGGCTACAAGACCGAGGGTGTCATCCCCTCTCGCGAGCTGGCCATCAAGCACGACGTCGACCCGTCCGAGGTCGTCAACGTCGGCGACGAGGTCGAGGCCCTGGTCCTCCAGAAGGAGGACAAGGAAGGTCGTCTGATCCTGTCCAAGAAGCGTGCGCAGTATGAGCGCGCCTGGGGCTCGATCGAGCAGATCAAGGAAGAGGACGGGGTCGTCACCGGCACCGTCATCGAGGTCGTCAAGGGTGGCCTCATCCTGGACATCGGCCTGCGCGGCTTCCTGCCTGCCTCCCTGGTCGAGATGCGCCGCGTGCGCGACCTGCAGCCCTACGTCGGCCAGCAGATCGAGGCCAAGATCATCGAGCTGGACAAGAACCGCAACAACGTGGTCCTGTCCCGCCGCGCCTGGCTCGAGCAGACCCAGTCCGAGGTCCGCACCACCTTCCTCAAGGAGCTGCAGAAGGGCCAGGTCCGCTCCGGTGTGGTCAGCAGCATCGTCAACTTCGGTGCGTTCGTCGACCTGGGTGGCGGCGTGGACGGTCTGGTCCACGTCTCCGAGCTGTCCTGGAAGCACATCGACAACCCGGGCGAGGTCGTGGAGGTCGGCGACGAGGTCACCGTCGAGGTGCTGGACGTCGACATGGACCGCGAGCGCGTCTCCCTGTCGTTGAAGGCGACCCAGGAAGACCCCTGGCAGCACTTCGCGCGCACCCACGCCATCGGTCAGGTCGTGCCGGGCAAGGTCACCAAGCTGGTGCCGTTCGGTGCGTTCGTTCGCGTCGAGGACGGCATCGAGGGCCTGGTCCACATCTCCGAGCTGGCTGAGCGCCACGTGGAGCTGCCGGAGCAGGTCGTCACTGTGGGCACCGACATCTTCGTCAAGGTCATCGACATCGACCTGGAGCGTCGCCGCATCTCGCTGTCGCTGAAGCAGGCCAACGACGCCGTCACGGCCGAGTTCGACCCGACCCTCTACGGCATGGCCGCGGAGTACGACGAGGCGGGGAACTACAAGTACCCCGAGGGCTTCGACTCCGAGACCAACGAGTGGCTCGAGGGCTTCGAGACGCAGCGTGAGAAGTGGGAGAAGGAGTACGCCGAGGCCCACGAGCGCTTCGAGGCGCACAAGGCCCAGGTCGAGGCTGCGTCCGAGGCCGAGGAGACCGCTGACGTCGCGACCGACGTCACCGCGTCCTACTCCTCCTCGGGCAGTTCCAGCGGCAGTGACCCCGCCACCCCGGCCGCTCCGGCCGAAGTGACCGGCACGCTGGCCTCCGACGAGGCTCTCGCCGCCCTGCGCGAGAAGCTCACCGGCAACTGA
- a CDS encoding class I SAM-dependent methyltransferase — protein sequence MSTSRTGSPTPADTTGAAAQYAVGPAESVDRRWATQGESVAASRHWWDAEADDYYEEHREVLGDAELMWGPEGIYESDLGLLGDVAGQDVLEFGAGAAQGSRWCARTGARAVATDISSAMLTRGRALDTDPQTGAPAYVQCDATRLPFGDTTFDIVFSAYGALPFVADSEGLLQEVARVLRPGGRLVFSVSHPIRWTLPDVPGEAGLTVRHSYFDRNAYVEADAAGAATYVEHHRTMGDRVREIVAAGLRLTDLVEPQWPEGATHEWGGWSRLRGRLVPGTAIFICRRDP from the coding sequence ATGAGCACGTCACGGACCGGCTCCCCCACCCCCGCAGACACCACCGGGGCCGCTGCCCAGTATGCCGTGGGGCCGGCCGAGTCGGTCGACCGGCGGTGGGCCACGCAGGGCGAGAGCGTTGCAGCCAGCCGGCACTGGTGGGACGCCGAGGCCGACGACTACTACGAGGAGCACCGCGAGGTGCTCGGTGATGCCGAGCTGATGTGGGGCCCGGAGGGCATCTACGAGTCGGACCTGGGGCTGCTGGGTGACGTGGCGGGCCAGGACGTGCTCGAGTTCGGCGCGGGGGCGGCGCAGGGAAGCCGCTGGTGTGCCCGCACGGGAGCGCGTGCGGTCGCGACAGACATCTCAAGCGCCATGCTGACCCGTGGACGCGCTCTGGACACCGACCCTCAGACTGGCGCCCCGGCATACGTCCAGTGCGACGCGACCCGGCTGCCGTTCGGCGACACCACCTTCGACATCGTCTTCTCGGCCTACGGCGCGCTGCCGTTCGTGGCCGACTCCGAGGGCCTGCTCCAGGAGGTGGCCCGCGTGCTCCGGCCGGGCGGGCGGCTCGTCTTCTCCGTCAGCCACCCGATCCGCTGGACGCTGCCGGACGTCCCCGGCGAGGCCGGCCTGACCGTCCGGCATTCCTACTTCGACCGCAACGCCTACGTCGAGGCGGACGCGGCCGGCGCGGCGACCTACGTCGAGCACCACCGCACCATGGGCGACCGGGTCCGCGAGATCGTGGCGGCCGGCCTGCGGCTCACCGACCTGGTCGAGCCGCAGTGGCCCGAAGGAGCAACCCACGAGTGGGGCGGGTGGAGCCGGCTGCGCGGCAGGCTGGTCCCCGGGACGGCGATCTTCATCTGCCGCCGGGACCCCTGA
- a CDS encoding branched-chain amino acid ABC transporter permease, whose translation MIITACFVVLLQGAAPASAQGDGSEVGLDDNDYSITANVRFNNEPVQDVRIVVSGGGYEAEALTNERGQVRVGVPTTDGYDVLIDEETLPEGVAVEGENTQSVAFGSQFFAPANFFLGEDVRETASFLSQFVERLMNGINFGLMLALASIGLSLIFGTTGLTNFAHAEMVTFGAIFALWMVMIDLPILVAIVLAVIASGIFGWLFDASLWRPLRRRGIGLVQMMILTIGFSLALRYIFLMLIGGGTTQLPGSGGVKHQIIGPIQLSTIDMVSMGLSLLVLLAVSYWLLRTRIGKATRAVADNRQLAAASGINVERVTRIVWVIGGALAGLSGVLWAYFRPGIKWDMGMQILLLIFAAVVLGGLGTAFGALVGSLVIGILVEVSTLWIPSDIKYVGALGVLVIVLLVRPQGLLGRRERVG comes from the coding sequence ATGATCATCACCGCATGCTTCGTCGTGCTGCTGCAGGGGGCCGCCCCCGCCAGCGCCCAGGGCGACGGCTCAGAGGTCGGCCTGGACGACAACGACTACAGCATCACCGCCAACGTCCGCTTCAACAACGAGCCCGTCCAGGACGTGCGCATCGTCGTCAGCGGTGGGGGCTACGAGGCCGAGGCGCTCACCAACGAACGCGGACAGGTCCGCGTCGGAGTGCCCACCACAGATGGCTACGACGTGCTTATCGACGAGGAGACGCTGCCCGAGGGGGTAGCCGTCGAGGGGGAGAACACCCAGTCCGTCGCCTTCGGGTCACAGTTTTTCGCCCCCGCCAACTTCTTCCTCGGTGAGGACGTGCGAGAGACGGCCAGCTTCTTGTCCCAGTTCGTCGAAAGACTGATGAACGGCATCAACTTCGGCCTGATGCTGGCGCTCGCCTCGATCGGCCTGTCGCTGATCTTTGGCACCACGGGGCTGACCAACTTCGCGCACGCAGAGATGGTCACCTTTGGTGCCATCTTCGCGCTGTGGATGGTGATGATCGACCTGCCGATCCTCGTGGCGATCGTCCTCGCGGTGATCGCCAGCGGCATCTTCGGGTGGTTGTTCGACGCCTCCCTCTGGAGACCGCTGCGCCGGCGCGGCATCGGGCTCGTGCAGATGATGATCCTGACGATCGGCTTCTCCCTGGCCCTGCGCTACATCTTCCTGATGCTCATTGGTGGTGGCACCACCCAGCTCCCGGGCTCCGGAGGCGTCAAGCACCAGATCATCGGCCCGATCCAACTGTCGACGATCGACATGGTCAGCATGGGCCTGAGCCTGCTCGTCCTGCTCGCAGTGTCCTACTGGTTGCTGCGCACCCGGATCGGCAAGGCCACCCGCGCGGTCGCTGACAACCGTCAGCTCGCCGCCGCCAGCGGCATCAACGTCGAGCGGGTGACCCGCATCGTCTGGGTCATCGGTGGAGCGCTGGCCGGCCTGTCCGGTGTCCTGTGGGCCTACTTCCGCCCGGGCATCAAGTGGGACATGGGCATGCAGATCTTGCTGCTCATCTTTGCCGCCGTCGTCCTCGGTGGTCTCGGCACCGCCTTCGGAGCGCTGGTCGGCTCACTGGTCATCGGAATCCTGGTCGAGGTGTCGACCCTCTGGATCCCGTCTGACATCAAGTATGTCGGCGCGCTCGGCGTGCTCGTCATCGTCCTGCTCGTCAGACCCCAGGGACTCCTGGGCCGACGCGAACGCGTCGGATAA
- a CDS encoding branched-chain amino acid ABC transporter permease — MNWGSILNNTASFMLSPETIGFMLAALGLAVHFGYAGLLNFGMAGFMAIGAYAYAISILSFGFPWWAAIIVSIVGAVIFAILLGIPTLKLRGDYLAIVTIAAAEIVRLLFQSRVFDQWTNSADGLGGYHTSFREANPLPAGTFGFGPWEFTSDQWWSRLFGLFLVAVGLLLVWLLMRSPWGRVLKGIREDEDAVRSLGKNVYLYKMQALIIGGVLGALGGVVIALPSAVIPQYYLPSLTFFVWTALLLGGAATLFGPILGAVMYWGVMAFLAGVLPAMASEGWLPMSSTAAGNFRFVLVGAALMLLVAFRPQGLLGKKKEMTFVK; from the coding sequence ATGAACTGGGGTTCCATCCTCAACAACACGGCGAGCTTCATGCTCTCCCCGGAGACCATCGGGTTCATGCTGGCCGCCCTCGGCCTGGCTGTCCACTTCGGCTACGCGGGCCTGCTCAACTTCGGCATGGCCGGCTTCATGGCGATCGGGGCCTACGCCTACGCGATCTCCATCCTCAGCTTCGGCTTCCCCTGGTGGGCTGCGATCATCGTCAGCATCGTCGGTGCGGTGATCTTCGCGATCCTCCTGGGCATCCCGACCCTGAAACTGCGAGGCGACTATCTGGCCATCGTGACGATTGCTGCGGCCGAGATCGTGCGATTGCTCTTCCAGTCGCGCGTCTTTGACCAGTGGACCAACTCCGCAGATGGACTCGGTGGCTACCACACGAGCTTCCGGGAGGCCAACCCACTCCCGGCGGGCACCTTCGGGTTCGGTCCCTGGGAGTTCACCTCCGACCAGTGGTGGAGCCGCCTGTTCGGCCTGTTCCTGGTCGCCGTCGGTCTGCTCCTGGTGTGGCTGCTGATGCGCAGCCCGTGGGGCCGTGTGCTCAAGGGCATCCGTGAGGATGAGGACGCGGTCCGCTCACTGGGCAAGAACGTCTACCTCTACAAGATGCAGGCCCTCATCATCGGTGGTGTGCTCGGCGCGCTGGGTGGTGTGGTCATCGCCCTGCCCTCCGCGGTGATCCCGCAGTACTACCTGCCGAGCCTCACCTTCTTCGTGTGGACCGCCCTGCTCCTGGGTGGCGCTGCCACGCTGTTTGGCCCGATCCTCGGTGCCGTCATGTATTGGGGCGTCATGGCCTTCCTGGCCGGCGTCCTCCCAGCCATGGCCAGCGAGGGCTGGCTGCCCATGTCGTCCACCGCGGCCGGCAACTTCCGGTTCGTCCTCGTCGGCGCCGCCCTGATGCTCCTCGTCGCATTCCGACCACAGGGCCTCCTGGGCAAGAAGAAGGAGATGACCTTTGTCAAGTAG
- a CDS encoding ABC transporter ATP-binding protein: MIADRITRSFGGVQAVDVEHLEIPRNAITALIGPNGAGKTTLFNLLSGFDKPDTGAWSFNGRALAGIPAFKSARMGQVRTFQLTKVLARLTVLESMKLGATGQRGESMLAAVVPALWSSQEREIEQRALRLLKKFNLFEKKDDYSASLSGGQRKLLEMARALMTEPEFVLLDEPMAGVNPALVQSLLDHVLDLKAEGMTVLFVEHDMHMVRHIADWVVVMAEGRVVAEGPPYEVMRDPAVIDAYLGSHLDADIGVITGRYDEEGNKLP, encoded by the coding sequence ATGATCGCGGACCGCATCACCCGCTCCTTCGGTGGTGTTCAGGCGGTCGACGTCGAGCACCTCGAGATCCCCCGCAACGCGATCACCGCGCTCATCGGACCCAACGGTGCGGGCAAGACCACCTTGTTCAACCTGCTGAGCGGTTTCGACAAGCCCGACACCGGGGCCTGGTCGTTCAACGGCCGCGCCCTCGCCGGGATCCCCGCCTTCAAGTCCGCCCGGATGGGTCAGGTCCGCACCTTCCAGCTCACCAAGGTGCTCGCCCGACTCACCGTGCTCGAGAGCATGAAGCTGGGTGCCACGGGCCAACGTGGCGAGTCCATGCTGGCCGCGGTCGTGCCTGCCCTCTGGAGCTCCCAGGAGCGGGAGATCGAGCAACGCGCGCTCCGGCTCTTGAAGAAGTTCAACCTCTTCGAGAAGAAGGATGACTACTCCGCGAGCCTCTCCGGAGGTCAGCGCAAACTGCTCGAGATGGCACGCGCCCTCATGACCGAGCCCGAGTTCGTGCTGCTGGACGAGCCAATGGCGGGCGTCAACCCGGCGCTGGTGCAGTCTCTGCTCGACCATGTGCTCGACCTGAAGGCCGAGGGCATGACCGTCCTCTTCGTCGAGCACGACATGCACATGGTGCGCCACATCGCCGACTGGGTCGTCGTCATGGCCGAGGGACGCGTCGTGGCAGAGGGCCCGCCCTACGAGGTGATGCGAGACCCGGCAGTGATCGATGCCTATCTCGGCAGCCACCTGGATGCGGACATCGGTGTCATCACCGGACGCTACGACGAGGAGGGGAACAAACTCCCATGA